A single genomic interval of Streptomyces showdoensis harbors:
- a CDS encoding response regulator transcription factor, whose amino-acid sequence MVIAEDSVLLREGLTRLLTDLGHEVVAGVGDGEALVKTVSDLAAEGALPDVVVADVRMPPTHTDEGVRAAVRLRKEHPGIGVLVLSQYVEEQYATELLAGSSVGVGYLLKDRVAEVREFVDAVVRVARGGTALDPEVVAQLLGRSRKQDVLAALTPREREVLGLMAEGRTNSAIARQLVVSDGAVEKHISNIFMKLGLSPSDGDHRRVLAVLTYLNS is encoded by the coding sequence GTGGTCATCGCCGAGGATTCGGTGCTGCTCCGTGAGGGTCTGACCCGTCTCCTCACCGACCTGGGGCACGAGGTCGTGGCCGGGGTGGGTGACGGCGAGGCACTGGTGAAGACCGTGTCCGACCTGGCGGCCGAGGGCGCGCTGCCGGACGTCGTGGTCGCGGACGTGCGGATGCCCCCGACCCACACGGACGAGGGCGTGCGGGCGGCGGTGCGGCTGCGCAAGGAGCACCCGGGGATCGGCGTGCTGGTGCTCTCGCAGTACGTGGAGGAGCAGTACGCGACGGAGCTGCTGGCCGGGTCCAGCGTTGGCGTCGGCTACCTGCTGAAGGACCGGGTCGCGGAGGTCCGGGAGTTCGTGGACGCGGTGGTGCGGGTGGCCCGGGGCGGCACGGCGTTGGATCCCGAGGTGGTGGCGCAGCTGCTCGGCCGGAGCCGCAAGCAGGACGTGCTGGCGGCGCTGACCCCGCGGGAGCGCGAGGTGCTGGGTCTGATGGCGGAGGGACGCACGAATTCGGCCATCGCGCGGCAGTTGGTGGTGAGCGACGGCGCGGTGGAGAAGCACATCAGCAACATCTTCATGAAGCTCGGCCTCTCGCCGAGTGACGGGGATCACCGCCGGGTCCTGGCGGTGCTGACCTACCTGAATTCCTAG
- a CDS encoding 2-oxoacid:ferredoxin oxidoreductase subunit beta — protein sequence MSESLLHLVPKAEAAQSMKDFKSDQEVRWCPGCGDYAVLAAVQGFMPELGLARENIVFVSGIGCSSRFPYYMNTYGMHSIHGRAPAIATGLATSRRDLSVWVVTGDGDALSIGGNHLIHALRRNVNLKILLFNNRIYGLTKGQYSPTSELGKITKSTPMGSLDAPFNPVSLAIGAEASFVARTVDSDRKHLTEVLRQAAAHDGTALVEIYQNCNIFNDGAFEVLKDNEQAKEAVIRLEHGQPIRFGAALDKGVVRDEATGDLRVVPVTPENEGRILVHDAHASSPTTAFALSRLADPDTLHQTPIGVFRSVERPVYDTLMADQLEKAVEQQGKGDLGQLLTGNDTWTVVG from the coding sequence ATGAGTGAGTCGCTGCTGCACCTGGTGCCGAAGGCCGAGGCCGCCCAGTCGATGAAGGACTTCAAGTCCGACCAGGAGGTCCGCTGGTGCCCCGGCTGCGGTGACTACGCGGTGCTCGCCGCCGTCCAGGGCTTCATGCCCGAGCTCGGACTGGCCCGCGAGAACATCGTCTTCGTCTCCGGCATCGGCTGCTCGTCCCGCTTCCCGTACTACATGAACACGTACGGGATGCACTCGATCCACGGCCGCGCCCCGGCCATCGCGACCGGCCTCGCGACCTCGCGCCGCGACCTGTCGGTGTGGGTCGTCACGGGTGACGGCGACGCCCTGTCCATCGGCGGCAACCACCTGATCCACGCGCTGCGCCGCAACGTCAACCTGAAGATCCTGCTCTTCAACAACCGGATCTACGGCCTGACCAAGGGCCAGTACAGCCCCACCTCGGAGCTCGGCAAGATCACCAAGTCGACGCCGATGGGCTCCCTCGACGCGCCCTTCAACCCGGTGTCGCTGGCGATCGGCGCCGAGGCGAGCTTCGTGGCGCGCACGGTGGACTCCGACCGCAAGCACCTCACCGAGGTGCTGCGGCAGGCCGCCGCCCACGACGGCACGGCGCTGGTGGAGATCTACCAGAACTGCAACATCTTCAACGACGGCGCCTTCGAGGTCCTGAAGGACAACGAGCAGGCCAAGGAGGCGGTGATCCGCCTGGAGCACGGGCAGCCGATCCGCTTCGGCGCCGCGCTCGACAAGGGCGTGGTCCGCGACGAGGCCACCGGCGACCTCCGGGTCGTCCCGGTGACCCCGGAGAACGAGGGCCGGATCCTCGTCCACGACGCCCACGCCTCCTCCCCCACGACCGCCTTCGCGCTGTCCCGGCTCGCCGACCCCGACACGCTGCACCAGACGCCCATCGGGGTGTTCCGGTCGGTGGAGCGGCCGGTGTACGACACGCTGATGGCGGATCAGCTGGAGAAGGCCGTGGAGCAGCAGGGCAAGGGCGACCTGGGGCAGCTGCTGACCGGCAACGACACCTGGACGGTGGTCGGCTGA
- a CDS encoding 2-oxoacid:acceptor oxidoreductase subunit alpha has translation MTSQVSSEAGEALVGEQRSAPATADHGSAKEVRRLDRVIIRFAGDSGDGMQLTGDRFTSETASFGNDLSTLPNFPAEIRAPAGTLPGVSSFQLHFADHDILTPGDAPNVLVAMNPAALKANIGDVPRGGEIIVNTDEFAKRAMAKVGYASSPLEDGSLDAYRVHPVPLTTLTVEALKEFGLSRKEAERSKNMFALGLLSWMYHRPTEGTETFLRQKFAKKPQIAEANVAAFRAGWNFGETTEDFAVSYEVAPATRAFPTGTYRNISGNLALSYGLVAAARQADLPLYLGSYPITPASDILHELSKHKNFGVRTFQAEDEIAGIGAALGAAFGGSLAVTTTSGPGVALKSETIGLAVSLELPLLIVDIQRGGPSTGLPTKTEQADLLQAMYGRNGEAPVPIVAPKTPADCFDAAVDAARIALTYRTPVFLLSDGYLANGSEPWRIPEVEELPDLTTAFATGPNHTLADGTEVFWPYKRDPETLARPWAVPGTPGLEHRIGGIEKQDGTGNISYDPANHEFMVRARQAKVDGIEVPDIEVDDPDGASTLVLGWGSTYGPITAAVRRLRVAGRPIAQAHLRHLNPFPKNLGEVLKRYEKVVVPEMNLGQLATLVRARYLVDARSHTQVNGMPFKAEQLAAALKEAIDE, from the coding sequence GTGACCAGCCAGGTCAGTAGCGAGGCCGGTGAGGCCCTGGTCGGGGAGCAGCGCAGCGCCCCGGCGACGGCCGACCACGGTTCCGCGAAGGAAGTCCGCCGGCTCGACCGGGTGATCATCCGCTTCGCGGGTGACTCGGGTGACGGCATGCAGCTCACGGGTGACCGGTTCACCTCGGAGACCGCGTCGTTCGGGAACGACCTCTCCACGCTGCCGAACTTCCCCGCGGAGATCCGGGCCCCCGCCGGCACCCTGCCGGGCGTCTCCTCGTTCCAGCTGCACTTCGCCGACCACGACATCCTGACCCCGGGCGACGCTCCGAACGTCCTGGTCGCGATGAACCCGGCCGCGCTGAAGGCCAACATCGGGGACGTGCCGCGCGGCGGCGAGATCATCGTCAACACCGACGAGTTCGCCAAGCGCGCGATGGCGAAGGTGGGATACGCGAGCTCCCCGCTGGAGGACGGCTCGCTGGACGCCTACCGGGTGCACCCGGTGCCGCTGACCACCCTGACGGTCGAGGCGCTGAAGGAGTTCGGGCTGTCCCGGAAGGAGGCCGAGCGCTCCAAGAACATGTTCGCGCTCGGGCTGCTCTCCTGGATGTACCACCGGCCCACCGAGGGCACCGAGACCTTCCTGCGCCAGAAGTTCGCGAAGAAGCCGCAGATCGCCGAGGCGAACGTGGCCGCCTTCCGGGCCGGCTGGAACTTCGGCGAGACCACCGAGGACTTCGCCGTCTCCTACGAGGTCGCCCCGGCGACCCGGGCCTTCCCCACCGGCACGTACCGCAACATCTCCGGGAACCTCGCCCTCTCGTACGGACTGGTCGCCGCCGCCCGTCAGGCGGACCTGCCGCTCTACCTCGGCTCGTACCCGATCACGCCGGCCTCGGACATCCTCCACGAGCTGTCCAAGCACAAGAACTTCGGCGTGCGCACCTTCCAGGCCGAGGACGAGATCGCCGGCATCGGCGCCGCGCTCGGCGCCGCCTTCGGCGGATCGCTGGCCGTGACGACGACCTCCGGCCCCGGCGTGGCGCTCAAGTCCGAGACCATCGGTCTGGCCGTCTCGCTCGAACTGCCGCTGCTCATCGTCGACATCCAGCGCGGCGGCCCGTCCACCGGTCTGCCCACCAAGACCGAGCAGGCCGACCTCCTCCAGGCCATGTACGGGCGCAACGGCGAGGCCCCGGTCCCGATCGTCGCCCCGAAGACCCCCGCCGACTGCTTCGACGCGGCGGTCGACGCGGCCCGGATCGCGCTCACCTACCGCACCCCGGTCTTCCTGCTCTCCGACGGCTACCTGGCCAACGGCTCCGAGCCCTGGCGCATCCCGGAGGTCGAGGAACTCCCCGACCTGACCACGGCGTTCGCCACCGGCCCGAACCACACGCTGGCGGACGGCACCGAGGTCTTCTGGCCGTACAAGCGCGACCCGGAGACCCTCGCCCGGCCCTGGGCCGTGCCCGGCACCCCCGGTCTCGAACACCGCATCGGCGGCATCGAGAAGCAGGACGGCACCGGCAACATCAGCTACGACCCGGCCAACCACGAGTTCATGGTCCGCGCCCGGCAGGCCAAGGTCGACGGCATCGAGGTGCCGGACATCGAGGTCGACGACCCGGACGGCGCGAGCACCCTGGTCCTCGGCTGGGGCTCCACCTACGGCCCGATCACCGCGGCCGTACGGCGGCTCCGGGTGGCCGGCCGGCCCATCGCCCAGGCCCACCTGCGGCACCTCAACCCCTTCCCGAAGAACCTCGGCGAGGTCCTGAAGCGGTACGAGAAGGTGGTGGTGCCCGAGATGAACCTGGGCCAGCTCGCCACCCTCGTCCGGGCCCGCTACCTCGTGGACGCCCGCAGCCACACCCAGGTGAACGGCATGCCGTTCAAGGCCGAGCAGCTCGCCGCCGCTCTCAAGGAGGCCATCGATGAGTGA
- a CDS encoding sensor histidine kinase: protein MASPRLPAAVRAPFEGRTWRGLGYVLLGLPLSVLFFSLSIAFFSAGAGLLITFLGIPVLAGTLAMCRGFGAVERARARGLLGLDVRAPEPVRGRTGGALSWMGAMLKSGASWRHLLYALLHLPWAVLSFSLALALWTWGWGLFTYPLWQWVFPMYAGQAGLQLYGDGTHDIYLDSGFEIAFTSLVGLLFVLAGPWVLRGLVAVDRLMVSGLLGPSRLASRVSELESDRGVVVDTAAADLRRIERDLHDGAQARLVSLAMDLGLAKEKLAHDPLAAAVMVDEAHGEVKLALQELRDLARGIHPAVLTDRGLDAALSAVSARCTVPVTVTVELPARPAAAIEGIAYFTVSELLQNVSKHARARQAWVDVWRSGDRLMLQVRDDGVGGAAPAEGRGLAGLTERLDAVDGVLAVDSPAGGPTTVTAELPWRA from the coding sequence ATGGCCTCCCCCCGTCTCCCCGCCGCCGTCCGCGCGCCGTTCGAAGGGCGTACCTGGCGCGGGCTCGGCTACGTCCTGCTCGGTCTGCCGCTGAGCGTCCTCTTCTTCTCCCTCTCCATCGCCTTCTTCTCGGCCGGCGCCGGACTGCTCATCACCTTCCTCGGCATTCCGGTGCTGGCCGGCACGCTCGCGATGTGCCGGGGCTTCGGCGCGGTGGAGCGGGCCCGGGCGCGCGGGCTGCTGGGGCTGGACGTGCGGGCGCCGGAGCCGGTGCGGGGCCGGACCGGCGGGGCGCTGTCGTGGATGGGCGCGATGCTGAAGAGCGGGGCGTCCTGGCGGCACCTGCTGTACGCGCTGCTGCACCTGCCGTGGGCCGTCCTCTCCTTCTCCCTGGCGCTCGCGCTGTGGACCTGGGGCTGGGGCCTGTTCACGTATCCGCTGTGGCAGTGGGTCTTCCCGATGTACGCGGGTCAGGCCGGGCTCCAGCTGTACGGGGACGGCACCCACGACATCTACCTGGACTCGGGCTTCGAGATCGCCTTCACCAGCCTGGTGGGCCTGCTGTTCGTGCTGGCCGGGCCGTGGGTCCTGCGGGGCCTGGTGGCGGTGGACCGGCTGATGGTCTCGGGGCTGCTGGGGCCGTCCCGGCTGGCCTCGCGGGTGTCGGAGCTGGAGTCGGACCGGGGCGTGGTCGTGGACACGGCCGCCGCCGATCTGCGCCGCATCGAGCGGGACCTGCACGACGGGGCGCAGGCCCGCCTGGTGTCCCTGGCGATGGACCTGGGCCTGGCGAAGGAGAAGCTGGCGCACGATCCGCTGGCCGCCGCGGTGATGGTCGACGAGGCGCACGGCGAGGTGAAGCTGGCCCTCCAGGAGCTGCGCGACCTGGCCCGGGGCATCCACCCGGCCGTCCTCACCGACCGCGGCCTCGACGCGGCCCTCTCCGCGGTCTCCGCCCGCTGCACCGTCCCGGTGACGGTGACGGTGGAGCTGCCGGCCCGCCCGGCCGCGGCCATCGAGGGCATCGCCTACTTCACGGTCTCCGAGCTCCTCCAGAACGTCTCGAAGCACGCGAGGGCCCGGCAGGCCTGGGTGGACGTGTGGCGTTCGGGGGACCGGCTGATGCTCCAGGTCCGCGACGACGGCGTGGGCGGCGCGGCGCCGGCGGAGGGCCGCGGCCTGGCGGGCCTGACGGAGCGACTGGACGCGGTCGACGGCGTCCTGGCGGTGGACTCCCCCGCCGGCGGCCCGACGACGGTCACGGCCGAGCTGCCCTGGCGGGCCTGA
- a CDS encoding sensor histidine kinase has protein sequence MSDLTAPDADAPPPPARLAYGRHTWKEVAHLLADLPCALAGFVYAVVTIALGVGLAVTVIGLPLLALGLAGARGMARSERARARGLLGVRVEEPSRLPRRHGFFPWLWAQLKDPVAWRSQLYGFVRLPWGIVTFTVTVVSLFVLWPVLPFIARGLTNVDRAMVRGLLSPSDELERRIAELESDRGVVVDTAAADLRRIERDLHDGAQARLVALAMGLGLAKEKLLDDPDAAAAMVDEAHGEVKLALQELRDLARGIHPAVLTDRGLDAALSAVSARCTVPVKVGVDLPARPAEAIEGIAYFTVSELLQNVSKHSRARSASVEVWRAEDRLMLQVRDDGVGGARLDGGGTGMAGLAERLGAVDGVFVVDSPEGGPTVVTAELPWRDRAPATGGR, from the coding sequence ATGAGTGACCTCACCGCCCCCGACGCCGACGCCCCTCCGCCGCCCGCGCGCCTCGCCTACGGCCGGCACACCTGGAAGGAGGTGGCGCACCTCCTCGCCGATCTGCCGTGCGCGCTGGCCGGTTTCGTCTACGCCGTCGTGACGATCGCGCTCGGTGTGGGGCTCGCCGTCACCGTGATCGGGCTGCCGCTGCTCGCGCTCGGTCTGGCCGGGGCGCGCGGCATGGCCCGGTCGGAGCGGGCGCGGGCCCGCGGGCTGCTCGGCGTCCGGGTCGAGGAGCCGAGCCGGCTGCCCCGGCGGCACGGCTTCTTCCCGTGGCTGTGGGCGCAGCTGAAGGACCCGGTGGCGTGGCGGAGCCAGCTGTACGGCTTCGTGCGGCTGCCCTGGGGCATCGTGACGTTCACGGTGACGGTGGTGTCGCTGTTCGTGCTGTGGCCGGTGCTGCCGTTCATCGCGCGCGGGCTGACCAATGTCGACCGGGCCATGGTCCGGGGGCTGCTGTCGCCCTCCGACGAGCTGGAGCGGCGGATCGCCGAACTGGAGTCGGACCGGGGGGTCGTGGTGGACACGGCCGCCGCCGACCTGCGCCGCATCGAGCGCGATCTGCACGACGGGGCGCAGGCCCGGCTGGTGGCGCTCGCGATGGGGCTCGGCCTGGCGAAGGAGAAGCTGCTCGACGACCCGGACGCGGCGGCGGCGATGGTCGACGAGGCGCACGGCGAGGTGAAGCTGGCCCTCCAGGAGCTGCGCGACCTGGCCCGGGGCATCCACCCGGCCGTCCTCACCGACCGCGGCCTCGACGCGGCCCTCTCCGCGGTCTCCGCCCGCTGCACGGTCCCCGTGAAGGTGGGGGTCGACCTGCCGGCCCGCCCGGCGGAGGCCATCGAGGGCATCGCCTACTTCACGGTCTCCGAGCTCCTCCAGAACGTCTCCAAGCACTCCCGGGCCCGTTCGGCCTCGGTGGAGGTGTGGCGGGCGGAGGACCGGCTGATGCTCCAGGTCCGCGACGACGGCGTGGGCGGCGCGCGCCTGGACGGCGGCGGTACGGGGATGGCGGGGCTCGCGGAGCGGCTCGGCGCGGTCGACGGGGTCTTCGTCGTGGACTCGCCGGAGGGCGGCCCGACGGTGGTGACGGCGGAACTGCCCTGGCGGGACCGCGCACCGGCGACGGGCGGACGGTAG
- a CDS encoding bifunctional serine/threonine-protein kinase/ABC transporter substrate-binding protein produces the protein MPEPQPAPRPGALQPLLPSDPSALAGYRLLGRLGAGGMGVVYLGRTDTGELAAVKVTHADQADQADFRARFRREVEAARRVVSPWAVPVTGADPDAPEPWMATAFVPGPSLGEAVRAHGPLPERSVRILGGSIARALAAVHAAGIVHRDVKPGNILLAIDGPRLIDFGIARATGETGLTSADMVVGTPGFLAPEQAEARAEAIGPPADVFALGCLLAFAATGRPPFGTGALDALLYRTVHDAPDLAGVPAGLLPLLTACLAKDPAHRPAAAEIAAGLTEDAPGSAAEWLPAPVVTTIAERSAAMLALPDIDPTVSGTDPAGPAKPSRRGFLALGAGAAVLAAGGGGYALWNSRRDDADAKPPAARPRNTWTIGVLADLSGPAQEIGRAQERGARLAVEQFNAVHKGKPFTLALKVSDDRGDRNGALAAARRLTSDPSVLAVLGPTSDDTGQAALPAFEEAGTPLITVSAGYNLLTLRGESGPPNTTVLRAIPNHLLAGTYMAWAATLLPQIRRPGVLQERTDDQYSWQYVRGVGFGFKQAGIKPHFRVIPGRVTDYRTVIGEMIDAGIDAYVHCGVRSTAVLAARALQQLGFTGPKFVGQHAFGNRFLKEAGSAAEGWFLCAPVIDPLQRVADTKEKPATLKITQDFLDAHRKRYGTTPAFYTGESFDVVNMVTSWLSTKAAKGPLSRKGLWEALRARKYTGAMGGYEFGEAGELRGMGTFLYGVQNGAYKYLGAAPPEPNKPKKA, from the coding sequence CTGCCGGAGCCGCAGCCCGCCCCGCGCCCCGGAGCGCTCCAGCCGCTGCTCCCCTCCGACCCGTCCGCCCTCGCCGGCTACCGCCTCCTCGGGCGGCTCGGCGCCGGCGGCATGGGCGTGGTCTACCTCGGCCGCACCGACACCGGCGAGCTCGCCGCCGTCAAGGTCACCCACGCCGACCAGGCCGACCAGGCCGACTTCCGGGCCCGCTTCCGCCGCGAGGTCGAGGCCGCCCGCAGGGTCGTCAGCCCCTGGGCCGTCCCCGTGACCGGCGCCGACCCCGACGCGCCCGAGCCGTGGATGGCGACCGCCTTCGTGCCCGGCCCGTCCCTCGGCGAGGCCGTCCGCGCCCACGGGCCGCTGCCCGAGCGGAGCGTACGGATCCTCGGCGGGAGCATCGCCAGGGCGCTCGCCGCCGTCCACGCGGCCGGGATCGTCCACCGGGACGTGAAGCCCGGCAACATCCTGCTCGCCATCGACGGCCCCCGGCTGATCGACTTCGGCATCGCCCGCGCCACCGGCGAGACCGGGCTCACCTCCGCCGACATGGTCGTCGGCACGCCCGGCTTCCTCGCCCCCGAACAGGCCGAGGCCCGCGCCGAGGCCATCGGCCCGCCCGCCGACGTCTTCGCGCTCGGCTGCCTCCTCGCCTTCGCGGCGACCGGCCGCCCGCCCTTCGGCACCGGAGCCCTCGACGCGCTGCTCTACCGGACCGTCCACGACGCGCCCGACCTCGCCGGCGTCCCGGCGGGCCTGCTGCCGCTCCTGACGGCCTGCCTGGCCAAGGACCCGGCCCACCGGCCCGCCGCCGCCGAGATCGCCGCCGGGCTCACCGAGGACGCCCCCGGCAGCGCCGCCGAGTGGCTGCCCGCGCCCGTCGTCACCACGATCGCCGAACGCTCCGCGGCCATGCTCGCGCTGCCCGACATCGACCCCACCGTCTCCGGCACGGACCCGGCCGGCCCGGCGAAGCCCAGCCGCCGCGGCTTCCTCGCGCTCGGCGCCGGCGCCGCGGTGCTCGCGGCCGGCGGCGGCGGGTACGCGCTGTGGAACTCCCGGCGCGACGACGCGGACGCGAAGCCCCCCGCGGCCAGGCCCCGGAACACCTGGACCATCGGCGTCCTCGCCGACCTGTCCGGGCCCGCCCAGGAGATCGGCCGGGCCCAGGAGCGCGGCGCCCGGCTCGCCGTCGAGCAGTTCAACGCCGTCCACAAGGGCAAGCCCTTCACCCTCGCGCTCAAGGTCTCCGACGACCGCGGCGACCGCAACGGCGCCCTCGCCGCCGCCCGGCGCCTCACCTCGGACCCCTCCGTGCTCGCCGTCCTCGGCCCCACCTCCGACGACACCGGCCAGGCCGCCCTCCCCGCCTTCGAGGAGGCCGGAACGCCGCTGATCACCGTCTCGGCGGGCTACAACCTGCTCACCCTGCGGGGCGAGTCCGGCCCGCCGAACACCACCGTGCTGCGCGCCATCCCGAACCACCTCCTGGCGGGCACCTACATGGCCTGGGCCGCCACGCTGCTGCCGCAGATCCGCCGCCCCGGAGTCCTCCAGGAACGCACCGACGACCAGTACAGCTGGCAGTACGTCAGGGGCGTCGGCTTCGGCTTCAAGCAGGCCGGCATCAAGCCGCACTTCCGGGTCATCCCCGGCCGGGTCACCGACTACCGCACGGTCATCGGGGAGATGATCGACGCCGGCATCGACGCGTACGTCCACTGCGGGGTCCGCTCCACGGCCGTGCTCGCCGCCCGGGCCCTCCAGCAACTCGGCTTCACCGGACCGAAGTTCGTCGGTCAGCACGCCTTCGGGAACCGGTTCCTGAAGGAGGCCGGGAGCGCCGCCGAGGGCTGGTTCCTCTGCGCGCCCGTCATCGACCCCCTCCAGCGGGTCGCCGACACCAAGGAGAAGCCGGCCACCCTCAAGATCACCCAGGACTTCCTCGACGCCCACCGCAAGCGCTACGGCACCACCCCGGCGTTCTACACCGGCGAGTCCTTCGACGTGGTCAACATGGTCACCTCCTGGCTCTCCACGAAGGCCGCCAAGGGCCCGCTCTCCCGCAAGGGCCTCTGGGAGGCCCTGCGCGCGCGGAAGTACACCGGGGCCATGGGCGGATACGAGTTCGGCGAGGCCGGCGAGCTCCGGGGCATGGGCACCTTCCTGTACGGCGTGCAGAACGGGGCCTACAAGTACCTCGGCGCCGCGCCCCCCGAACCCAACAAGCCCAAGAAGGCGTGA
- a CDS encoding bifunctional serine/threonine-protein kinase/ABC transporter substrate-binding protein yields MQPLKKADPSSIAGFRLLGRLGAGGMGVVYLARSAGGALAALKLIRAEHAADPGFRERFRREARAAERITGQWVVRVLGADPEAREPWLATEFVPGPSLAEAVALHGALPEPTVRALGARLADALADMHVADLVHRDVKPGNVLLALDGPRLIDFGIARTSGATALTATDAMIGTPGFLAPEQARALGAGEVGPASDVFSLGCVLAYALTGRRPFGTGGVAAVVYRTVHEEPDLDDVPDTLLPLVTACLAKDPELRPTAVEVRAELGAADGPARDWLPADLPALIARSSARVLDLPVADPTLLVAPEEPSGPTRRRLLIAGSAAAVASAGGLTAWLLGRGPAGTGAGGGTGSGAVRAAYTIGVLTDLSGPGKADGIGQERGLRLAAETFNARPDRPFDLVLKVTDDGGDPKRAAAGARALLKDPALAAVLGPTSTETAMAAADVLVDPKVPMLSVVASVPDGVIRGQTPELRTYFEVRPYPDVMIVPFGRFLSEHGLGRTAVIEDRAGGTYSWLATKNTKNSPPAGGTVTSHPVEADSEDFGPAVRAALAGSPTGVMYAGKSPRRAALCAKALRQQGYKGPCGGPEPAFRPEFLTVAGEAAEGWYFGAGFTDPDTVPAAKEFAAAYRKRWRLAATDPVDRFAVESYDAVLWVGKALRTGATRNAANLGAAMANTFMKDDKVYRGIARSYDSRPSDSSAAILMGLTLWRIVSGRPRCLGPYAEAAKRD; encoded by the coding sequence GTGCAGCCCCTCAAGAAGGCCGACCCCTCCTCGATCGCGGGGTTCCGGCTGCTCGGCCGGCTCGGCGCCGGCGGCATGGGCGTGGTCTACCTCGCCCGGTCCGCCGGCGGCGCGCTCGCCGCGCTCAAGCTCATCCGCGCCGAGCACGCCGCCGACCCCGGTTTCCGCGAGCGCTTCCGCCGCGAGGCGCGGGCCGCCGAGCGGATCACCGGGCAGTGGGTGGTCCGGGTCCTCGGCGCCGACCCGGAGGCCCGGGAGCCGTGGCTGGCCACCGAGTTCGTGCCCGGGCCCTCGCTCGCCGAGGCCGTCGCCCTGCACGGCGCGCTGCCCGAGCCGACCGTGCGGGCCCTCGGCGCGCGGCTCGCCGACGCCCTCGCCGACATGCACGTGGCCGATCTCGTGCACCGGGACGTGAAGCCCGGCAACGTGCTGCTCGCCCTCGACGGGCCCCGGCTCATCGACTTCGGCATCGCCCGGACCAGCGGCGCCACCGCGCTCACCGCCACCGACGCGATGATCGGCACGCCCGGCTTCCTCGCCCCCGAGCAGGCCCGCGCCCTGGGGGCCGGCGAGGTCGGCCCGGCCAGCGACGTCTTCTCGCTCGGCTGCGTCCTCGCGTACGCGCTGACCGGCCGCCGCCCCTTCGGCACGGGCGGGGTGGCCGCGGTCGTCTACCGCACCGTCCACGAGGAGCCCGACCTCGACGACGTACCGGACACCCTGCTCCCGCTCGTCACCGCCTGCCTCGCCAAGGACCCGGAGCTGCGGCCCACCGCCGTCGAGGTGCGGGCGGAGCTCGGCGCGGCCGACGGGCCCGCGCGCGACTGGCTCCCGGCCGACCTGCCCGCCCTCATCGCCCGGAGCTCCGCCCGCGTCCTCGACCTCCCGGTCGCCGATCCGACCCTCCTCGTGGCGCCGGAGGAACCCTCCGGGCCCACCCGCCGCCGGCTCCTGATCGCCGGCTCCGCGGCCGCCGTCGCGAGCGCCGGCGGCCTCACCGCCTGGCTGCTCGGCCGCGGGCCCGCCGGTACGGGCGCGGGCGGCGGCACCGGCTCCGGAGCCGTCCGCGCGGCTTACACGATCGGCGTGCTGACCGACCTGAGCGGCCCGGGCAAGGCGGACGGGATCGGCCAGGAGCGCGGGCTGCGCCTCGCCGCGGAGACCTTCAACGCGCGTCCCGACCGCCCCTTCGACCTGGTCCTCAAGGTGACGGACGACGGGGGAGACCCCAAGCGGGCCGCCGCCGGGGCCCGCGCCCTCCTGAAGGACCCGGCCCTGGCCGCCGTCCTCGGCCCGACGAGCACCGAGACGGCCATGGCGGCGGCGGACGTGCTCGTCGACCCGAAGGTGCCGATGCTGAGCGTGGTGGCGTCCGTCCCGGACGGGGTGATCCGGGGTCAGACGCCCGAACTGCGCACCTACTTCGAGGTGCGGCCCTATCCCGACGTGATGATCGTGCCCTTCGGCCGCTTCCTCAGCGAGCACGGCCTGGGCCGCACCGCCGTCATCGAGGACCGGGCGGGCGGCACCTACAGCTGGCTCGCCACCAAGAACACCAAGAACTCGCCCCCCGCCGGCGGCACGGTCACCAGCCACCCGGTCGAGGCGGACAGCGAGGACTTCGGCCCGGCCGTCCGGGCCGCGCTCGCCGGCTCCCCGACGGGCGTGATGTACGCGGGGAAGTCGCCGCGCCGGGCCGCCCTGTGCGCCAAGGCCCTGCGGCAGCAGGGGTACAAGGGTCCGTGCGGGGGTCCCGAGCCCGCGTTCCGGCCGGAGTTCCTCACCGTGGCGGGCGAGGCCGCCGAGGGCTGGTACTTCGGGGCCGGGTTCACCGACCCCGACACGGTCCCGGCCGCCAAGGAGTTCGCGGCCGCCTACCGGAAGCGCTGGCGGCTCGCCGCCACGGATCCGGTCGACCGGTTCGCGGTGGAGTCGTACGACGCCGTGCTCTGGGTGGGGAAGGCGCTGCGGACCGGCGCCACGAGGAACGCGGCGAACCTCGGCGCGGCCATGGCGAACACGTTCATGAAGGACGACAAGGTGTACCGGGGGATCGCGCGGTCCTACGACTCCCGGCCCAGCGACAGCTCGGCGGCCATCCTCATGGGACTGACCCTCTGGCGGATCGTCTCGGGCCGGCCGCGCTGCCTCGGCCCGTATGCCGAGGCGGCCAAACGCGACTGA